A portion of the Actinomycetes bacterium genome contains these proteins:
- a CDS encoding ATP-binding protein, with amino-acid sequence MSIRLRVAVIFSVALATAFGLGGWLFVAKLSSALMRTIDTQLAAQLAQADRYLTPGSQGATSPPVGPSNPSPGEYVVQLIDATGNVRGASKDAGTVPLLTPTVLLQARSGQLAVTQMVDEERARVVAAPVPGHPGWVAVAGVSLESFDRTMGNVRWELLLGGAVFVLVAGLGAYGLARLALAPVERLRRETAALSERDPAPHLRVPGTHDEIAALAGTMNDLLSRLQRALARQRAFVADASHELRTPFAVLRAELELASRPGRSRAELTAAVSSAADEAARLTRITDDLLLLARSDEATLTPRLAPTDIGLLLARCAELASARAADAGVECRVEARAGLKAFVDPDRMRQAVDNLLDNALRFAAVGTQVVVSAHAVGSDLIVEVCDSGPGFPPEFLPHAFERFRRPDSVRARSEGGAGLGLAIVQAISVAHGGRAIARNQPEGGAAVRLELPVMNGSAGTAHTNVPGVG; translated from the coding sequence GCTCAGGCCGACCGTTACCTCACACCGGGAAGCCAAGGGGCGACTTCGCCGCCGGTCGGGCCGAGCAATCCCTCGCCGGGCGAATACGTCGTCCAGCTGATTGACGCCACCGGCAACGTTCGCGGGGCCAGCAAGGACGCCGGGACCGTCCCGTTGCTCACCCCCACCGTGTTGCTTCAGGCGCGATCCGGCCAGCTCGCAGTGACCCAGATGGTCGATGAGGAACGGGCGCGCGTTGTCGCCGCGCCCGTTCCAGGGCACCCCGGCTGGGTCGCCGTCGCCGGCGTCTCCCTCGAATCGTTCGACCGCACCATGGGCAATGTCCGGTGGGAACTTCTTCTCGGGGGCGCTGTCTTCGTGCTGGTCGCCGGTCTCGGGGCCTATGGGCTGGCCCGCCTAGCTCTTGCCCCTGTCGAGCGGCTGCGGCGCGAGACTGCCGCGTTGTCCGAGCGGGACCCGGCGCCGCACCTGCGGGTACCGGGGACTCACGACGAGATCGCTGCGCTGGCCGGAACCATGAACGACCTGCTGAGCCGTCTGCAGCGTGCGCTTGCTCGGCAGCGTGCCTTCGTCGCGGACGCCAGTCACGAGCTTCGCACTCCGTTCGCGGTGCTGCGTGCGGAGCTTGAGCTTGCCAGCCGGCCGGGCAGAAGCCGGGCCGAGCTCACCGCGGCGGTGTCCAGTGCCGCCGACGAGGCTGCTCGGCTGACACGCATCACGGACGACCTTCTGCTCCTGGCCAGGAGTGACGAGGCAACGCTCACCCCGCGCCTCGCGCCGACCGATATCGGACTCCTCCTCGCCCGCTGCGCCGAACTCGCCAGCGCCCGTGCCGCCGACGCGGGTGTTGAGTGCCGGGTCGAGGCACGTGCTGGCCTCAAAGCGTTCGTCGACCCCGACCGTATGCGGCAGGCAGTCGACAACCTCCTGGACAACGCACTGCGTTTTGCCGCCGTGGGAACGCAGGTCGTGGTCTCGGCTCACGCGGTCGGCTCAGACCTGATCGTTGAGGTCTGCGACTCCGGGCCCGGGTTCCCGCCCGAGTTCCTGCCCCACGCTTTCGAGCGCTTCCGGCGACCCGACAGCGTACGCGCGAGGTCCGAGGGAGGAGCCGGCCTCGGACTGGCCATCGTGCAGGCAATCTCGGTGGCCCACGGTGGCCGGGCGATCGCTCGCAACCAGCCGGAAGGAGGCGCCGCGGTCCGGTTGGAGCTACCGGTCATGAACGGTAGCGCCGGCACTGCGCACACGAATGTGCCCGGGGTCGGCTGA